The following proteins are co-located in the uncultured Draconibacterium sp. genome:
- a CDS encoding FecR domain-containing protein, which yields MDRQKQDTIWELVVGEVNNSLDESSKAELETVINSAEAQNALKRAKQLHSKSADAFLASKIDKEKNWNYILNQINKSNPVRKIYITIARYAAVFVLAVLLGMFSQKLFFNNTNQLAGNTIEMEWGQMGKINLSDGTQVWLNAGTTFEYPSSFNTKQRLVKLNGEAQFKVSHNKTLPFVVQTKTGNIKVLGTTFNVSSYDDDAELTVTLIEGKVTVENSNGDYLTTLNPSQQLCVNKQTGAATLKQVDTKFYSSWIDGKIVLEDTKLSDLTVILKRWYNVDIHLEGEGTGDIMISGTILKGKPLDLFLKILERMYGINYQLKINNNAKDEVLIYKN from the coding sequence ATGGATAGGCAAAAACAAGATACTATTTGGGAATTGGTTGTAGGTGAAGTGAATAACAGCCTGGATGAAAGCAGTAAAGCTGAATTGGAAACCGTCATAAATTCGGCAGAAGCACAAAACGCTTTAAAACGGGCCAAACAATTGCATTCAAAATCTGCTGATGCATTTTTAGCTTCTAAAATTGATAAAGAAAAAAACTGGAATTACATTCTAAACCAGATCAACAAGTCCAATCCGGTTCGAAAAATATACATAACTATTGCCCGCTATGCCGCGGTTTTTGTATTGGCTGTATTATTGGGTATGTTTTCACAAAAGTTATTTTTTAACAACACCAACCAACTCGCCGGAAATACCATTGAAATGGAGTGGGGGCAAATGGGGAAAATAAATCTTTCTGATGGTACTCAGGTATGGCTAAATGCAGGAACAACATTCGAATATCCAAGTTCTTTTAATACAAAACAAAGGCTTGTAAAATTGAATGGCGAAGCACAGTTTAAAGTTTCACACAACAAAACCCTGCCTTTTGTTGTGCAAACAAAAACCGGCAATATTAAAGTTTTGGGAACCACGTTTAATGTTTCGTCGTATGATGACGATGCTGAACTTACAGTAACTCTAATTGAAGGAAAAGTAACTGTTGAAAACAGCAATGGCGATTACTTAACCACCTTAAATCCTTCGCAACAATTGTGTGTAAACAAACAAACCGGAGCAGCTACATTAAAACAGGTTGATACCAAATTTTACAGCAGCTGGATTGATGGTAAAATTGTACTGGAAGACACCAAACTTTCCGATTTAACTGTAATTCTTAAAAGGTGGTACAATGTTGACATTCATCTTGAAGGAGAAGGGACAGGCGATATAATGATATCAGGAACCATCCTTAAAGGAAAACCTCTCGACTTATTTCTGAAAATACTGGAACGTATGTACGGTATTAACTACCAGTTAAAAATAAATAATAATGCCAAAGACGAAGTACTTATATATAAAAACTAA
- a CDS encoding RNA polymerase sigma-70 factor has product MENFTWSEIQAGDKRAFRVLFDEYYSSLCLYANSIVHDIELSQDIVSECFVRIWERRESIEIESSIKYYLLISVRNSIYGFMRSPESRKTDINTVIARLENTAIEEYNLEKDETIYQISKLIEQLPEQRKNILELAAFKGKTYTEIAEQLNISVNTVKTQMARAYRFLRDGVNSDQHLLWFLFRKI; this is encoded by the coding sequence ATGGAGAATTTTACCTGGAGCGAAATACAAGCTGGCGATAAACGCGCATTTCGAGTACTTTTCGATGAATACTACTCTTCATTGTGTTTGTACGCAAATTCAATTGTCCACGACATTGAACTTTCGCAGGATATTGTTAGTGAATGTTTTGTGAGAATTTGGGAACGACGGGAATCTATTGAAATTGAATCCTCAATTAAGTATTATTTATTAATCTCAGTCCGAAATTCCATTTATGGTTTTATGCGTTCGCCCGAAAGCAGAAAAACAGACATAAACACGGTAATTGCCCGTCTTGAGAATACAGCAATTGAAGAATACAACCTGGAGAAAGATGAAACCATTTATCAGATTTCGAAGTTAATTGAACAACTTCCGGAACAACGAAAAAATATTCTCGAACTTGCTGCTTTTAAAGGAAAAACTTACACGGAAATTGCTGAACAATTGAATATTTCGGTAAATACTGTAAAAACACAAATGGCACGGGCTTATCGTTTTTTACGCGATGGTGTTAATTCAGACCAACACCTGCTTTGGTTCCTTTTTCGAAAAATTTAA
- a CDS encoding two-component regulator propeller domain-containing protein gives MLLLVLVINSVAFAFNTDVNPDQIRFNYITTNNGLPQNTVDCILKDSRGFMWFGTWNGVCRYDGYTFKTYQRNQGMLSLPGNFIQTLCEDDLGNIWVGTNKGLVYFDYKKLKFVAPDLLNENVGNFSINHILKDKNGDLWVATEENGLWKITINTDQKIHSTKVISEKLQNRNINNLCLLNGDCLFVGTEFGLVVLNVNDTSVNTDWKQVEEALEGQDISKVYLDSRGNIWAGTFGNGLFIYEKNSTNPRYIGAQADVDTDLNHLTVYDIVEDNNGIVIVGTLGGLNYYNYQNKTFSHLSDETETVKYLNSPFVNSLYSDKSGNIWIGTEMGGVNYYNSFQKPFNSIKHDPSNYNTISHNTVNSIFKDKNNLWIGTAGGGLNKLFANGKQNTRFIFDPENPGSLNSNFVSSIFKDRHNNLWIGTWGGGLNLLLSEYRNEFRIIVNDPANSGSLCNSFVSSLKELDEHRILVGTRDGLDIFNPTKNSFLHVHEKMHIDNALEVGCLLSDQNDRIWVGTRNGLIQLSRKELLRCNDNTESVAFKKFTNQSNDPGSLSGNYVISLLETKDGTIWIGTYGHGICKYQEKDGQDVFINYSEEQGLCNNVTYAMEEDRQGNLWISTDKGLSKFNPITEEFQNFYTSDGLLSDQFYWASSFADENGVLYYGGIEGLNYFLPEQIEPYPNTPQPVFTEFSVFNTPVKVGDKYHSEIILNAPIEATDKINLSYKDAVFSIEFSALDYFLPNKIKYAYKMEGVDQDWVEVPSSRRFANYTNLSGGNYTFKIKATNSDGIWSENERELLIYVNPPFWETAWFQFLAVIAIIFLVMAYIRYRTRFLKEQKQKLEKQVRERTSKIEEQKEELEKQNLQIAKQRDEVIDLNEQVKLVNQLRLRFFTNISHEFRTPLTLIIDPLEQLMQNLKDDQNARNTISIINRNAQRLLHLINQLLYFRRIETGKLNLNVSIGNLEDFLGGIFESFKDLAEHQQINYRFISAKTDEDTWFDAEKIENVFYNLLSNAFKNTPVSGSITVKMEYIKNNGLDCIQAPFVSISVIDSGSGISKEHLPNIFNRFYKAEQGAKGSNFTSSGIGLALTYEIVQALHGEIKVESELGKGSLFTVCIPYSKDRFSAEEINETTVPSDLNLEGRVNVLSEHIIARESGYKEENDAQDDKSKPTLLIVEDNFDLRSFLLQTLRNEYRVLGAENGKIGLEMAKKYSPELIISDVMMPVMDGIELCSRLKKNIQTSHIPIVLLTAKNMVESWIEGLETGADDYIPKPFNLQILQVKMRNLIESRRKIKQLFGSTSEIPEDYKMLNSLDQEFINKAYKILEQKFVEHQFSVEQFAQEMFVSQSLLYKKIKALTDLNITDFINSYKLKKAVEFIKTTNDPMSEIAYKVGFNDPKYFSRIFKKFYGMSPSEFSKNK, from the coding sequence GTGCTCCTGTTGGTTTTAGTGATAAATAGTGTTGCATTTGCATTTAACACTGATGTGAATCCGGATCAAATCAGGTTTAATTACATTACTACAAATAATGGATTACCTCAAAATACCGTGGATTGTATATTAAAAGATAGTCGCGGATTTATGTGGTTTGGCACCTGGAACGGAGTTTGCCGCTATGACGGGTACACATTTAAAACCTATCAGCGGAACCAGGGAATGCTTTCGCTGCCCGGCAACTTTATTCAAACCCTTTGCGAAGATGATTTAGGAAACATTTGGGTTGGAACCAACAAGGGACTGGTTTATTTTGATTACAAAAAACTGAAGTTTGTTGCCCCGGATTTGCTCAACGAAAATGTTGGGAATTTCTCGATAAACCACATTTTAAAAGATAAGAATGGTGATTTATGGGTGGCTACTGAAGAAAACGGTTTGTGGAAAATTACGATTAACACGGATCAAAAAATACATAGTACAAAAGTTATTTCGGAAAAATTACAAAACAGAAACATAAATAATTTGTGCTTGTTGAATGGCGATTGTTTGTTTGTAGGTACCGAATTTGGTTTGGTTGTTTTAAATGTAAACGACACAAGTGTAAATACGGATTGGAAGCAAGTGGAAGAAGCTCTTGAAGGCCAGGATATATCAAAAGTTTATCTGGATTCAAGAGGCAATATTTGGGCAGGCACCTTTGGAAACGGTTTATTTATTTACGAAAAAAACAGCACAAATCCCCGGTATATCGGTGCTCAGGCCGATGTGGACACAGACTTAAATCATTTAACGGTTTACGATATTGTTGAAGACAACAATGGTATTGTTATAGTAGGAACACTTGGCGGCCTTAATTATTACAACTACCAAAACAAAACCTTTTCTCACCTTTCTGATGAAACAGAAACCGTAAAATATTTAAATAGCCCCTTTGTAAATTCATTGTATTCCGACAAAAGCGGGAACATTTGGATTGGTACGGAAATGGGAGGAGTAAATTATTATAATTCGTTTCAGAAACCATTTAATTCGATAAAACACGATCCGAGTAATTACAATACAATCAGCCACAACACGGTTAACTCAATTTTTAAGGACAAAAATAATTTGTGGATTGGAACTGCAGGTGGCGGACTAAATAAGTTGTTTGCCAACGGAAAGCAAAATACCCGTTTTATATTTGATCCTGAAAATCCGGGAAGTTTAAACAGCAATTTTGTTTCTTCCATATTTAAAGACAGGCACAATAATTTGTGGATTGGAACCTGGGGGGGCGGACTAAATTTGTTACTTTCCGAATACCGAAATGAGTTTCGGATTATTGTGAACGATCCTGCAAATTCCGGCAGCCTCTGCAACAGTTTTGTTTCGTCGCTTAAGGAACTTGACGAGCACCGAATACTGGTTGGCACCCGAGACGGGCTTGATATTTTTAATCCAACAAAAAATTCGTTTTTACATGTGCACGAAAAAATGCACATTGACAACGCCCTGGAAGTTGGATGTTTGTTAAGCGACCAAAACGACCGTATTTGGGTGGGTACACGAAATGGATTAATTCAACTTTCGCGAAAGGAATTACTGCGGTGCAATGATAATACTGAGTCTGTAGCATTTAAAAAATTTACAAATCAATCCAACGACCCCGGTTCCTTGTCGGGTAATTATGTGATTTCGCTGCTTGAAACAAAAGATGGAACCATTTGGATTGGAACTTATGGTCATGGCATTTGTAAGTATCAGGAAAAGGACGGCCAGGATGTTTTTATCAATTATTCGGAAGAACAGGGACTTTGTAATAATGTTACCTATGCCATGGAAGAAGACAGGCAGGGAAATTTGTGGATCAGCACCGATAAAGGACTTTCAAAATTTAATCCGATTACCGAAGAGTTTCAAAATTTCTATACCAGCGATGGCCTTTTAAGCGATCAGTTTTACTGGGCTTCGTCATTTGCTGACGAAAACGGTGTTCTTTACTACGGTGGAATCGAAGGTTTAAATTATTTTCTTCCGGAGCAAATTGAACCCTATCCAAACACTCCGCAACCTGTGTTTACTGAATTTTCGGTATTTAACACTCCTGTAAAGGTTGGCGACAAATACCATTCGGAAATAATACTCAATGCGCCAATTGAAGCGACCGATAAAATTAATTTATCGTATAAAGATGCCGTGTTCTCGATCGAATTTTCGGCACTCGATTATTTTCTGCCGAATAAAATAAAGTATGCCTATAAAATGGAAGGTGTAGATCAGGACTGGGTGGAAGTTCCTTCAAGCAGGCGTTTTGCAAATTACACCAACCTTTCGGGCGGCAATTACACGTTTAAAATAAAAGCGACCAACAGCGATGGTATTTGGTCGGAAAATGAACGCGAATTACTTATATATGTAAATCCTCCTTTTTGGGAAACTGCATGGTTTCAGTTTCTGGCGGTTATTGCAATCATATTTTTGGTAATGGCTTACATTCGTTATCGTACAAGGTTTTTGAAGGAACAAAAACAGAAGCTGGAAAAGCAGGTGCGCGAACGAACTTCAAAAATTGAAGAGCAAAAGGAAGAACTTGAAAAACAAAATCTACAGATTGCAAAACAGCGCGACGAAGTAATCGATCTGAATGAACAGGTAAAGTTGGTAAACCAGTTGCGACTGCGGTTTTTTACCAATATTTCACATGAATTCAGGACTCCCTTAACGCTGATAATCGATCCGTTGGAACAGTTAATGCAAAACCTGAAAGACGATCAGAACGCCAGAAATACCATCTCTATCATTAATAGGAATGCCCAGCGATTATTGCATTTGATTAATCAGTTGCTTTATTTCAGACGAATTGAAACCGGTAAATTAAATCTAAATGTAAGCATCGGCAATTTGGAAGATTTTCTTGGCGGAATATTTGAGTCGTTTAAAGATCTGGCTGAACATCAGCAAATAAACTACCGGTTTATTTCTGCAAAAACTGATGAAGACACCTGGTTTGATGCCGAGAAAATTGAAAATGTATTTTACAACCTCCTTTCGAATGCATTTAAAAACACACCGGTTTCAGGAAGCATTACCGTAAAAATGGAGTATATTAAAAACAATGGCCTAGATTGTATTCAGGCGCCATTTGTTTCAATTAGTGTTATTGATTCCGGCTCCGGAATTTCAAAAGAACATTTACCAAATATATTCAACCGCTTTTACAAAGCCGAGCAAGGTGCCAAAGGTTCTAATTTTACCAGTTCCGGAATAGGACTGGCTTTAACCTACGAAATTGTTCAGGCCTTGCACGGCGAAATAAAAGTAGAAAGCGAGCTTGGAAAAGGCAGTTTGTTTACGGTTTGTATTCCTTACTCAAAAGATCGTTTTTCTGCGGAAGAAATTAACGAAACGACTGTACCTAGCGATTTGAATCTGGAAGGACGTGTTAATGTTTTATCGGAGCACATTATTGCACGCGAATCGGGGTACAAGGAAGAAAATGATGCGCAGGACGATAAATCAAAACCGACCTTGTTGATTGTTGAAGACAATTTTGATCTGCGCAGTTTTTTGCTTCAGACACTCCGCAATGAATACCGTGTTTTAGGCGCCGAAAATGGGAAAATTGGTTTGGAGATGGCCAAAAAATACTCGCCCGAATTGATTATTAGTGACGTAATGATGCCCGTTATGGACGGAATTGAATTGTGCAGCAGGTTAAAGAAAAACATACAAACCAGCCACATCCCCATTGTTTTACTAACTGCAAAAAACATGGTTGAAAGCTGGATAGAGGGCCTGGAAACCGGCGCCGATGATTATATTCCAAAACCATTCAACTTACAGATTCTGCAGGTTAAAATGCGGAATTTAATCGAATCGAGAAGAAAAATCAAACAATTATTTGGCAGCACCAGCGAAATTCCGGAAGATTACAAAATGTTGAATTCGCTTGATCAGGAATTTATAAACAAAGCCTATAAAATTCTTGAACAAAAATTTGTCGAACATCAATTTTCGGTTGAACAGTTTGCCCAGGAAATGTTTGTTAGTCAAAGTTTGCTGTACAAAAAAATTAAAGCGCTAACCGATTTAAATATCACCGATTTTATAAATTCATACAAATTAAAAAAGGCGGTGGAATTTATTAAAACCACAAACGATCCCATGTCAGAAATTGCCTACAAAGTTGGATTTAACGATCCCAAATACTTTAGTCGTATTTTCAAAAAGTTTTATGGAATGAGTCCTAGCGAATTTTCAAAAAACAAGTAA
- a CDS encoding TonB-dependent receptor, with amino-acid sequence MKYLYLILLGFLAVVPATYAEGIGNADQVSMAQQDNITVNGTIVDENGVSLPGATVVEKGTSNGTITDIDGKFSLSVASNAALTVSFIGYKSIEVNVEGKTDLGNIAMVADMIGLEQVVVVGYGTQRKVDLTGSVAVVDAEEMKKVSNSNISTMLQGKVSGVQITSDGQPGADPIVRIRGIGSFGSTSPLYVVDGVPMGTTIRDFSPNDIETLQVLKDASAAAIYGSRAANGVVIITTKQGKKNQPMKIDYKGYVGIDQVQKDVYDVMDAYQYGEYINMAYTNSGMDVPAGYNPASDKYVDPAEVNTDWFDEAFKTGIRQNHNINLSGGGESNTYNIALDYYSQNGTMEGAGPNFERYTARVNNTMDVKFVKIKTNIVYSHSDQDNMSLSNANEWVQGLYGAQFPVMASALITPPSIKAYDESTWVLDDKISSASEYTYDSYGYGTYYDDVHGDLRVTNLLLTNNLLERNTVVDRIVASGSAIVDLIGMVNRTSKNHKLDYNLNLSYSKTTAKDFTFVPAFIQSTTNYLSKSNEKLTQGYRSFSDALVENTLTYDGTFGKHHVNALAGQTFQRELYHTLTGTGVNMPEPYYLQVNNAEETSAGTYESEHVLASYIGRINYNFDDKYLLSATVRRDGSSRLSSEDRWDWFPSVSGGWRIERENFFPADESTINLLKVRGSYGELGNENIGEYQYMDIMARGNYAYSFGNEKITGSTVTNYVNTAIRWEKKKTLDFGLDLGMFNNKLEFTFDWYKSTSEDLLYSVAVPTNAGAANTTVTMNAATMENSGLEFLLAYHNHQHAVKFDVSGNLSTLSNKVTKLGVSNEPRTDGFSRTEVGREVGSFYGYVYEGIFQSQDEIDNRINSEGNYVNQPGAQPGDVAYADIAGAFDENGNPIPDGEITNADQTYLGNGLAKVHYGMNVRAEWKGFDLSVSTHGAAGFKAVDFVDRTLTSSYGSLNKDVALLNAWTPENTNTDVPRVAYKSSGSITNDMFSQRFIQDASYLKIANIELGYNMPNSWFGGYISGVRVYASAQNLATLSKYKGYNVDFAGGTFTPGYNYASYPTPRSLMFGVNLSF; translated from the coding sequence ATGAAATATTTATATTTAATCCTGTTGGGATTCCTGGCGGTGGTACCGGCAACATATGCAGAAGGTATTGGCAATGCCGACCAGGTATCAATGGCTCAACAAGACAACATAACAGTAAATGGTACAATCGTTGACGAAAACGGGGTATCGCTTCCGGGCGCAACCGTAGTTGAAAAAGGAACATCAAACGGTACCATTACCGACATAGATGGAAAGTTCTCTCTGTCTGTTGCTTCAAATGCTGCACTCACAGTATCTTTTATCGGATACAAAAGTATCGAAGTAAACGTTGAAGGAAAAACTGATCTTGGCAACATTGCAATGGTTGCTGATATGATAGGACTCGAGCAAGTGGTAGTAGTTGGTTACGGAACACAACGCAAGGTTGACCTTACAGGATCAGTTGCCGTTGTTGATGCTGAAGAGATGAAGAAAGTATCGAACTCAAACATTTCAACCATGCTTCAGGGAAAAGTTTCAGGTGTTCAGATTACATCTGACGGACAACCGGGAGCCGACCCAATCGTACGTATTCGTGGTATCGGTTCATTTGGTAGCACATCTCCTCTTTACGTTGTAGATGGTGTACCTATGGGAACAACAATTCGCGATTTCTCACCGAACGACATCGAAACCTTACAGGTACTAAAAGATGCTTCTGCTGCTGCAATTTACGGTTCTCGTGCTGCAAACGGTGTGGTAATTATCACCACAAAGCAAGGTAAAAAGAACCAGCCCATGAAGATCGACTACAAAGGATACGTTGGTATCGACCAGGTACAAAAAGATGTATACGATGTAATGGATGCGTACCAGTATGGTGAATACATAAACATGGCTTACACCAACAGTGGAATGGATGTTCCGGCCGGGTACAATCCAGCAAGCGATAAATATGTTGATCCTGCCGAAGTGAACACTGACTGGTTCGATGAAGCATTTAAAACAGGTATTCGTCAGAACCACAACATCAATTTATCAGGTGGTGGCGAAAGCAATACATACAACATCGCTCTCGACTACTACAGCCAGAATGGTACGATGGAAGGCGCCGGTCCTAACTTTGAACGTTATACGGCCCGTGTGAATAATACCATGGATGTGAAGTTTGTAAAAATTAAAACAAACATAGTTTACAGCCACAGCGATCAGGACAATATGTCGCTGAGTAACGCCAACGAGTGGGTACAAGGTCTTTATGGCGCACAATTTCCAGTAATGGCTTCGGCTCTGATTACACCTCCAAGTATCAAGGCTTACGATGAATCAACTTGGGTACTTGATGACAAAATTTCGTCAGCATCAGAATATACCTACGACTCTTACGGTTATGGAACTTACTACGACGATGTTCATGGAGACTTGCGTGTAACAAACCTTTTGCTTACCAATAATCTTTTGGAAAGAAATACGGTAGTTGACCGCATTGTTGCCTCGGGTTCGGCAATTGTTGATCTTATTGGCATGGTTAATCGTACCAGTAAAAATCACAAATTGGATTACAACCTTAACTTGTCGTACAGTAAAACCACCGCGAAGGACTTTACCTTTGTGCCTGCATTTATACAAAGTACAACAAACTACTTGTCGAAGAGCAATGAGAAGCTAACACAGGGCTACCGTAGTTTTAGCGACGCACTTGTTGAGAACACCTTAACTTACGATGGAACATTTGGAAAACATCATGTAAATGCGCTTGCCGGTCAAACATTCCAGCGCGAGCTCTATCATACACTTACAGGTACAGGTGTTAACATGCCTGAACCCTATTATCTGCAGGTAAACAACGCGGAGGAAACATCGGCTGGCACCTATGAAAGCGAACATGTTTTGGCTTCGTACATTGGTCGTATCAACTACAATTTCGACGATAAATACCTGCTTTCTGCTACTGTTCGTCGTGACGGTTCAAGCCGTCTTTCTTCAGAAGACCGTTGGGATTGGTTCCCTTCAGTTTCAGGAGGTTGGCGTATCGAACGGGAAAACTTCTTCCCCGCAGATGAATCAACCATTAACCTGCTTAAAGTTCGTGGTAGTTATGGTGAATTGGGTAACGAAAACATTGGTGAATACCAGTATATGGACATTATGGCGAGGGGTAATTACGCTTATAGTTTCGGAAATGAGAAAATTACCGGATCAACCGTTACAAACTATGTAAACACAGCCATTAGATGGGAGAAGAAAAAGACACTTGACTTTGGTCTTGACCTTGGGATGTTCAACAATAAGTTGGAATTTACTTTCGACTGGTATAAATCAACATCAGAAGATCTTCTATACAGTGTAGCAGTTCCAACAAATGCAGGTGCTGCCAACACAACTGTAACAATGAATGCCGCAACAATGGAAAACTCAGGTCTTGAGTTCCTGCTTGCCTACCACAATCATCAACACGCTGTTAAGTTTGATGTGAGTGGAAATTTATCTACCCTTAGCAACAAGGTAACAAAGTTGGGCGTTTCAAACGAACCTCGTACCGATGGTTTCTCTCGCACAGAGGTTGGTCGTGAAGTTGGTTCATTTTATGGCTACGTTTACGAAGGCATCTTCCAGTCGCAGGACGAGATTGACAACCGCATTAACTCTGAAGGCAACTATGTGAATCAGCCGGGAGCACAACCGGGTGATGTTGCTTACGCCGACATTGCAGGAGCATTTGATGAAAATGGCAATCCAATTCCTGACGGTGAAATTACAAATGCCGACCAAACGTACCTTGGTAATGGCTTGGCCAAAGTGCATTATGGAATGAATGTTCGTGCTGAATGGAAAGGATTTGACTTGAGCGTATCAACACATGGTGCTGCAGGTTTTAAAGCAGTAGATTTTGTTGACCGTACATTAACCAGTTCATACGGTTCGCTCAACAAAGACGTTGCTCTATTGAATGCGTGGACACCGGAAAACACAAATACCGATGTACCCCGAGTAGCTTACAAATCGTCAGGTTCAATCACCAACGATATGTTCAGCCAGCGTTTTATTCAAGATGCATCGTACCTGAAAATTGCCAACATCGAACTGGGTTACAATATGCCTAACAGTTGGTTTGGCGGATACATCAGCGGTGTACGTGTGTACGCATCGGCTCAAAATTTGGCCACATTGTCTAAATACAAAGGTTACAATGTAGATTTTGCAGGAGGCACATTCACTCCGGGTTACAATTACGCTTCGTATCCAACACCACGAAGTTTAATGTTTGGAGTAAACTTGTCATTCTAA
- a CDS encoding RagB/SusD family nutrient uptake outer membrane protein, translating into MKRINIILIILALLGGLAACNEDLNVTNPNNQTTYDFGKSESELQEAIIACYNPLRYDGTFSRVGYTLDAVRGDEVWNSSQQWYLEYDNLNSPGTIGIGDEWPWRSFYIIVNHTNFVLSKVDEVEMSDDSYNEIKGQALFLRSLAYYYLATYYQTLPLITDYASYSDINTMYAHSTSQDSIFDQIEVDLTEAMNILPSRDKGGEWAKGRATSGAAAGYLARSLMFRHKFSEANTVLKAIIAGNYGHYELTADYGDNFKEDTENNSESLFEVQFMNFGTGGTEDEWVIELLTPEATQGHAVESNYASQDLGSWGDLAGSPWLYNLFIKENCTDDRLDPRLYWTLVTYEDEYGVYTGLKTAAYPNGDPRSNVVYQEEITETPLSNTSQGGISIAKFTNARNNIYSSITNGLHCGVNLRLMRYSDVLLRAAECENELNGPNQTAIGYINEVRNRVALEDLQVSDFSNADQLFEHIANVERPKEFGCENGRGIDLLRWGFFYDNARLNQLVEHGFYKRDGTASTEELTEETADDSSFKYYYKGHEYLPIFQSTLNANPNLVGNSANNNVDNGPAFREKYNIRPVVELN; encoded by the coding sequence ATGAAAAGAATAAATATAATTCTAATAATATTGGCACTTCTTGGAGGCCTGGCAGCCTGCAATGAAGATCTGAATGTTACGAATCCGAACAATCAGACAACCTATGATTTTGGCAAATCAGAATCAGAGCTTCAGGAGGCTATCATTGCATGCTACAATCCTTTGCGCTACGATGGTACATTTTCACGTGTTGGTTACACTTTGGATGCTGTACGTGGCGACGAAGTATGGAACTCATCTCAGCAGTGGTATTTGGAATACGACAACCTTAATTCTCCGGGAACAATTGGTATTGGTGACGAGTGGCCATGGCGAAGCTTCTACATTATTGTAAACCACACCAATTTTGTGTTATCGAAAGTGGATGAAGTTGAAATGTCGGATGATTCGTACAATGAAATTAAAGGACAGGCACTGTTCCTTCGTTCTTTGGCGTACTATTATTTGGCAACCTATTACCAAACGCTGCCATTGATTACTGACTATGCATCGTATTCAGACATCAACACCATGTATGCGCACTCAACCAGTCAAGACTCGATTTTTGACCAAATTGAGGTTGACCTGACTGAGGCTATGAATATATTGCCATCGCGCGATAAAGGTGGCGAATGGGCAAAAGGTCGTGCTACAAGTGGTGCTGCTGCCGGATATTTGGCACGTTCTTTAATGTTCCGTCACAAGTTTTCGGAAGCCAATACTGTGCTAAAAGCCATTATTGCAGGTAATTACGGTCATTATGAACTTACTGCTGATTATGGCGACAATTTTAAAGAAGATACAGAAAACAACTCTGAGAGCCTTTTCGAAGTTCAGTTTATGAACTTTGGAACAGGTGGTACCGAAGACGAGTGGGTGATAGAATTATTAACTCCGGAAGCAACTCAGGGACACGCTGTGGAAAGCAACTATGCTTCGCAGGATTTGGGTAGCTGGGGCGACCTGGCAGGCTCTCCGTGGTTGTATAACTTATTTATTAAAGAGAATTGTACTGATGACCGCCTCGATCCTCGTTTGTACTGGACACTGGTAACATATGAAGATGAATATGGTGTTTATACAGGTCTTAAAACTGCAGCATATCCCAACGGAGATCCACGTAGCAATGTAGTGTATCAGGAGGAAATAACTGAAACTCCGTTATCGAACACTTCGCAGGGCGGTATTTCAATAGCTAAGTTTACCAACGCCAGAAATAACATTTATAGTTCTATAACCAACGGTTTGCATTGTGGAGTAAATCTTCGCCTTATGCGTTACAGCGATGTTTTATTGCGTGCGGCAGAATGCGAAAATGAACTTAATGGTCCAAACCAAACTGCTATTGGTTATATTAACGAGGTGCGTAACCGTGTTGCTCTTGAAGATCTTCAGGTTTCCGACTTCTCGAATGCCGATCAGCTTTTCGAACACATTGCAAACGTTGAACGTCCAAAGGAATTTGGTTGCGAAAACGGACGTGGTATCGATTTATTACGCTGGGGATTCTTTTACGATAATGCTCGTTTGAACCAGTTGGTTGAACATGGTTTTTACAAGCGCGATGGTACAGCTTCAACAGAAGAACTGACCGAAGAAACTGCTGACGATTCTTCATTCAAGTATTACTATAAAGGACATGAATATCTTCCAATATTTCAATCAACTCTTAATGCCAATCCTAACCTTGTTGGTAACTCTGCAAATAACAATGTGGATAATGGACCGGCTTTCAGAGAGAAGTATAACATTCGTCCAGTTGTGGAATTAAACTAG